Sequence from the Podarcis raffonei isolate rPodRaf1 chromosome 16, rPodRaf1.pri, whole genome shotgun sequence genome:
TTGTGAGACTCCCTTTTGGGAAGGAAGCAAGGTCAAAACGCTTGGGGTTGtgtttggactaggacctgggggaccagggttcaaatccccactaagccgagaagcttcctgggtgaccttgggtgtctctctctctctctctctctctctctctctctctctctctctctctctctcccccccccctctctctgcctagGCTGCTTCACAGAGTTGCTACTGGTGTAAAAGAAAAATGAGCAAAATGTTCCTAGATGGACTCCTGTGACCTTGGGTTGTTCCTTGGTTTCCCAAGCACACAACGAAAATTGCACAGTAAAGTTGTTTTCCAGAAGAAAAGGCAATGGGCTCAAGGCTGGAGCCTTTGAGTTTTTCAGTGGTGGAAGAAAGGCACTCTGTGCatagaatagaattgtagagttggaagggaccctgcaatgcaggaatatgcaactgtcccatatgaggatcgaacctgcaaccttggcgctaTCAGCGCTATGCTGTGACCAATGGTGCTATCCAGGCAGAAATGTTCAGATCCAATATCCTTTTCACTGCTGCTTTGCATGTTCCTGGACCGGAGTCCTGGTACTGAAAAGAAGTTATGCTGAACATTTGGGATATGAAAAGTGGTCCTGAAAGGCCATTGCATCACCCTTCTTATTTATATAACTATTAATTAATTAGTTCAGTTTCTAAACCACCCTTCATCAGTTGCAATCCCAGTGCAGTTTATGCTCCAAAATCAATACATTAAAGCAATACCATTCCAGTAATAGCAACTGTTAACAATTTAAAACTTATATTAAAATACAAGCAAAATTAACAACACAGTCATGggcatcagtggcgtagcgtgggttgtcagcacccggggcaaggcaagtaatttgcgccccctaacccgtggatttgcgccccctaacctgtggatttgccctaaccccagatgttgcgcccggtgcggccggccccccctgcaccccccacgctacaccactggtggGCATTATTTCACGTTTGGTTTTCTCTACATTAATAAACCATGTGACGTTAATGTAGCTCAGTCAGtaagagcatgagattcttaatctcagggttgtgggtttgagacccatgttgggcaaaaagattcctgctttgcagggggttggactaaatgaccctcggggtcctttccagctctaggATTCCATGTATTTATTTTACCTTATTTTGTGGCCATTTCTGGTCTAGAAAtctctcaataaataaataaaacaaatcccctccaaaaaaaaagtgAAGCAACCAAATAATTGTTgcgtgccaccccaatctctgagtggtgcaagatccCCGGGGTTTCAGGTGCTTACCCAgatttcatgtttccttttggaatgagacacagcagaggctgtggcgtctttatgatacatgatttattcacacacatatgatggaggggttcacagcattaacaccataAAAGTGTCTTATTTCGcctatagctgcagccttggattcaaactgaAAATTTTAACATTGCTCTCaaactctctctccagcttgctgctttaatTCACTCTGCTCCAAATTCTGGCTTTGTCTTCTGACCAACCGCAAGCTAGTCTCAccttttcctttgtttcccttaatggcccatctcccaggctatcacctcaacacaggaagctaaCCTGTCTTATATTCCAACCCTTGCTGGGTCCAGGGATAGAAAGTTCTTGCATACAGCCTACTTCCTCTCCCCCAAACTCATAGCATAATGAAGAAGCCAATTGTACTACCAAGGAAAGGGAGTTTCATAGGccaggtgccaccacagagaaggctctaGCAGGCTTTATCCAACAAGCTCCTCCTCTGCCAAGCTCAACAAGCTGGGATAAGTAGAGTCCCTTCTTCCAGTATTTGGGTCCTACATCATTTAGGGCCTTGCAAGTTAATGTTGACACCTCCGGTAGCGTATAAGCAATCTCCTTCTGACAGAAGGGCGATAATCCTTTCCACCGTGCTGAAACCAGAACGAATAAGCCCCTCCCTCAAAATGTAAAAGCGTCACCTCTCCACGTTCATCTGCAAGCAATAAGCTCCAATCGCATTAGCGTGGACGAAATGATTATGTGTCTCTCACTGAGCTAAAAACCAGCCCTAATAGCACAGGGCAATGGGAGAACCAGCCTGGGTGACATTTCTAGGGGGCAGGAAAACGGCCCTGCAAAAGACTCATTCGTCCTCTCCTGTCTGGGCTAGGCGATGAACCCACATTTGGGACAGATTCCAAAGAGGTTTAACCTCTTTATACTCTGCTAGCATTTGCATAACCTGGTGAAGCCTCTGTGCTTCAGCAGGGGGCTTGCTCCTCCTGTTACACTGCGGCTATTCTTAGGAGCAGTGGGAAAGTGCTTGAGAGAAGGACAAGAGGCCCAGAGAACATCTCAGGTTTTGGTGCCTGAAAGCAAAGTGACTTCGACCTGTGCCTTGAAAACCCATATCCTGTCCCAGGAAATTTCATTTATCACCTTTCCTTCCAAGGCGCTCATCAGTGCCATACAGAATGCTCCAActcccatgttatcctcacaacgaccctgcaaggtaggttaggctgagggagaGTGACCGGCCCAACATTTAGTCTTCACGATAGCTGTCACTCAACTAACTGAACTACAggactaagtggggatttgagctcCGTTATATCCTCTAAAACAGGGTTTTCCAAAGGTGGGtttccagcagtttttggactacaactcccatcatcccacaccactggccttgctagctagggatgatgggagttgtagtccaaaaacagctggagaaccacgtTTGTGAAACCCTGTCTAAAACAACCCTGGGCTGGGACAGAGTGGCTGGCTATGGTAAGATTTCAACCTCATTCTCATGCAACAAGACTCTAACCCTGGGGTTCCCAGCGTGGTGCCTGTGGGCGCAGGAATGCTCACATGGAACTCTCATGGTGCCCAGAAGGCTCTTGATGAGAATTACCATATTGAGTCTAATGCACCATCGATTCTAATATGCATGCTAATTTTCGAAACGTAATTTGGCAAAAAAGGTGCACATTATacttgagtaaatacggtagAGGTTTTAAACATGTTACTTACTTCTGGTTCCTGGGAAGTTGGACTGGCAGGTGCATTTCTCTCCCttggaactacatttcccagcatgcaCTTGGCTCTCAGCTGTTCAGAATGCGCTCAGGCATTTTCCTTAGGGGCCAAATGAGTTTATAGTGCATTTAGAGTGGTTCTAAGCTAATCAGGGAGGAGACCAGAGAACCCTCTTGTGGCAAAGAGCAGCCATGACGGTTTGTGTGGTTTTTaagtgagggagggaaggaattgAGTGGCTTGCTTCTAGTCTACCCTTTTGAGAGcagccagagaagaagaaagacGAAAGAAAGAATAATAAGAAGTGGGGGAGAACAAGAGAGGaataggaaggaaagggggagcagggaaggaagaaaataatatCAGAACCGGAAATATCCACCCAGTTCTGGGATGTGTTTTTTTTAGAAATAACAAAAGTACTAGGGAAaacctgttaaaaaaaaatcaatatatcCAGTGGAGATAACAAAGACTAATtgcataaacatttatttatttgcttacttaTTGGTGGCAATAATATTCTTGCTAGAAATTGGAAAGAAGCAAACGGTTTAAACATACAAAAATGGTATAATATAATTTGGGAACTAGCATTTTCTGAAAAACTGATGCAAAAACTTTGTTTCCAGAGTACACGAACAAAGACTAATTTTACCTTCTGCATTCCAGAATACCTTTTCCTTCATATTGATAGCAGCAACTTTCCGTCTCCCTCGAGTTCTGTGTTCGCATGAACTTTACTATTATAGTTTACATTTGAACGATGCCTTTGAGTTGGGAAAAGCGgggcagggctggggcaggttggAATGTTTGATTGGTAATCTTTTACTTCTAGTTAGGAAAGAAAGAAGTGGAAATATCTAGCAGCAGTCCAGACAAGCCTTTTTGACGACCAGGAGCTGAGCATCACGCCGGGCTGCATCCCTATGTTAGAAAGCCTTCCTGTTGCTAGTCTGGCCTTGCAATGGGGGTCACTTGCTGCTCTTGTTCCTCCCAGCCACCTCCAGAAGGCAGCCCCAATTGCAGGAACTGTTGGCTGACCCTGGCCTCAGTTTCCCTTCCTATGTTGACTCCATCACATCCGTTTTTCGATCAGGGATCATAGGGATCAGCCTCCTGGGCCAGATTTGAGAGTTGGGCAGTCTGCGGCTTGAGGTCATTGTGGCATCTGATGCCAATATCCCTTGCAGCATTCCTGCTGAAGCTGCAAGAAGCACCAGAAAGAGCTTCTTTACGGCTCTTTGGACAGCAGGGGGCTCTTGCGGTGGGGTGGAATAAAGCTCCTTTCTCTCCTTCACTttgtcctccccccaccccaggcagTGAAGGAAGGAAGCCAGAATGTGTTGCTACAGTGAACAGCCTTTGACATCACTGCCCTGaggtttattcttatttttattttactaattgaatttatatattgccctatacccggaggtctcagggcggttcaccaaaatatataaaatccaaacaataacaataacctaataacacccctcccccaagtggctttattttaaaagggtataggacgTCAATcaagtcaaccaaaggcctggttaaaaaggaacgtttttgcctggtgcctcaaggtgtataatgaatgcaccaggcgaacttccctggggagagcattccacagacatggagccactgcagagaaggccccgttcttgtgtcgccaccctccagacatctcaaggaggcggcacacgaaggagggcctcagaagatgatcagggtccgggtaggttcatatggaaagaggcggttcttgaggtattgcaatcctgagTCTTTTGTGCCTGATCTCTCTCCTAGCTCAGGGACACTCGCCAACGCTTTTGCCAGTCTTTGCAAGGATCTCTCCCACTTTAATCTCTGCTTCTCTGCTGAGACTAGGGGCTGCACAAACCGTGCAGGATTAAACCCTGTtctcctgcccatcagctgacatcatcAGTAGGTTTAGGGTTAGGATTCAGCTTACAGCTctggaccacaatacctcaaggaccgcctctccccatataaacccaCCCAGACTCTGCATTCAGCATCcgaggcctttcttcatgtgcctcttccacgcgaggtccagagggtggcaactcgAGAACAgcccttctctgtagtggctccctgtttctggaatgctctccccaaagagactcgcctggtgccttcattatgtaTCTTTAGGCATCATGCAAAATCGTTCCTCTTCAACccgattaatattctacagccttttaaatgtgctccTGTGAGGGAGCAGGggtgattattgttttgtgtttttgcacTTTTATCTTGTGCTTGTATCTTGTGAACCGCCGTaagatcttctgatgaagggcagTGCAATTaattataaatgaataaatgtgtcAGGATTAGTTCtggggttaaggttagggttacAGCTAGGTTTGAGGTTACAGCTGGGGTTAGGGTTAAGATTAGGGGTGGGGTTATGGTTAGCATTAGAGATAAATTTGGGATTTGGGTTCAGGTTCACATTAGGGTTAACATTAATATTGGTGTTGTGGGTGGTGACCGTGCCATTGTTGATTTGGGGTTTAGGGTTAAGGCTGGGGTTGCATGCACCTCCAAATAGCACTGTGCTGTGTGTCACGAGTTAACCACAAAGTCTAACTTTTACCTCCACGGTTAGAGGCAGTAAtgttcctgaataccagttgctggaaactgcaggaaaacTCAGGCCCTGTTTGCGGGCTttccacaggatgctggactagatgggccattagcctcaTCCAGCTGGCCAATTTTATagattgtatttatatcccacctttttctccaaggagcccaaAGTGGAATACATGGCTCTCCCTCATTTAAtccaccacaacaaccctgcgaggtaggttcggctgagagtaagtgacttgcccaaggtagCTCTGTGAGCTTCAGagaggtctctcccaggtcctagtctgccaCTCTGACCACTACAACACACCTCAGAGTGGTTAACAAAAACatttatgagagccagtgtggtgtagtggttaagagtggtagtctcgtaatctggtgaaccgggttcgcgtctccgctcctccacatgcagctgctgggtgaccttgggctagtcacacttctctgaagtctctcagccccactcacctcacagagtgtttgttgtggagaaggaagggaaaggagaatgttagccgctctgagactccttaaagggaatgaaaggcgggatatcaaatccaaactcttcttcttcttcttcttcttcttcttgagtgcACATGTGTGTTTTAATCAACAGAAACATATAGACAAGTTGTAGATTAAAATAAAACCATCTccttttattttacatttctctACAAGAATTCAAGTGGGACCCAGATCCTTAAAACTCTGCTATAAGAATTTCAACTAGAATTCTCCTTGTTTGCCAGCCTACAACTGAGAACAACACtagagagctttttttttttgtgccAATCTGGTCAGATCCCTCATCTGTCTCTGTCTTCCAGTCCCTAGCCCTTCTGGGCTCCTTTGGTTTGTTGCTCTTTCCAGGTTCTTCTCATTTTGCGGCATTAGTGCTCAAATGTCTTCATGGGAGGGAAGTAACCCCTGCAGAAAGGAAGAATAACAGGCTCAGTTTCAGCACAGAGTAGACAGCTGGCGCCTGAAGGTGatgccaaacatttaaagcacatttagcgCATACTGCTTGTCTGTAAAGAAtctcgggaactgtagtttccctccccttgcacagaactgcaattcccagcactcttaacaaacaaacaagcccattAGCATTGGtaaggtggaaggcagggaggccaacagtaggtggcgccacagCGAATGccaagcagagccaactaattggaggaggaggaagaagaagctgatAGGCAGTGCCAACCACTGCACTGGCTGTAAGTCAGAAGGCAGACTGGTGCAGGCTGCCTGAGTTTGGTGGGGCAGTGAGTGCCCCATTTGCTCTTATGGACCCATCTCCACTGGTTGGACTCTATGACCTCCAAATCCCCTCTAGGACCCTATGCTCTTGCCCAGTTTTGTTCCAATTTGACAGGGCTGGATATGCTCCCAGGGCATTGGCTTCAGAGCAGTAGCAGGGACCCTCTCAGGGTTAGGAAACTCACAGCCATCTCTCAAACCCCAACAGAGAACCAGGTGATGAGGCACTTCCTTTCACCTCCGTGCCAAAACACTCACCGCTGTTGTACTTGCACTGCTTCAGGGCCTCGTTGAAGCCCTCGCACAACGTTAGGTCGCTCTGGTTGGTAGCGCAGTCGAGGAACTGCTTTATCTCATAGTGGCAGGGGCCGAACTGGGATCCCTGATAGGCTGGCTGCGGCCTGGACTCCTGTAGACAAGGAAAAGAGAGGAGTAAATAACCGCAGGTGAACCTTTCCGAGAAGGGACTTCACCTAGGGGGAAATGGTTTTGCAGACGTAACGTCTCCCGATTAACCAAGGACAGCTCTACCAAGCTAATCTTCCAGGCAGGCTTTGCCTTTAATTAAACCCATAGCCAAACGGCTTAGCATCAAAGTGTCTACTTTTAGCTGGCAAGAGTCATCCCACGGAGGTCAAGAGGATGCCAGACTCTCTCCATCTCCAATGATGGCCACCACCCCGGTCCCACCTTGCATAAAATAGGTTTATatgcatgcacagacatttctcccCCATGGCTGCTAGAGAAGTCTTTCTGCTGAGTGTGTGGAATGCAACAATGCTgggagggcaggtgggtgtggcttggctgGAATGGTCTCCTGGGCCAAATGGAGAGGCCTAGCAGacagaagggatgcgggtggcgctgtgggttaaaccacagagcctaggacttgccgatcagaaggtcagcggttcgaatccccgcgacggggtgagctcccgttgcttggtccctgctcctgccaacctagcagttcgaaagcatgtcaaagtgcaagtagataaataggtaccgctccggtgggaaggtaaacggcgtttctgtgcgctgctctggttcgccagaagcggcttagtcatgctggccacatgacttgtaagctgtacgctggctccctcggccaataaagcgagatgagagcaccaaccccagagtcggccacgacctaatagtcaggggtccctttaactttacctagcAGACAGAATTAGGCCCATGGCTGGTGGTTCGAACCCACCCAGAGATGTCTGTGAGCAGGATtcttgcatggcagggggttgttattgttgctgctgctgctgtaattattataatttaccacccttcatctaaagatctcagggcatttcacaaaataaaatgacccttggggtaccatCTAACTCTTAGATTCTAGGAACACTCTCCTGAGTCAGATTTTAGATTGTAATCTCCTCAGGGCAGAGATTTATCTTCTTGTATGCTGCATTACAGTGCATAACCATAAGGCATATCAgcggttctcaaagggtgtggtgcaCTACACTGGTATGTCAGGAGAGGATGtgaagtgtggcaggaagattcaagaacaataaaagaaaatgtaaacatttcaggataggataggataggatcaAGACTATTTTGGGGGGATATACAACCAGTAACAGCATCCACAActctcttcaagagcattggctattcttctacagttctccacggcatgttgttgtgaacagggattttcaactctgtcaaatatgaaagatcagaagagAGAAAGGCTTCTCTGTGTTGAGGAGGAGGCGAGTTTGTTCATCTCAAATCAGACCCAATATAAATGAGAAAAAGCAAGCTCATGCCTCTCATCGAGTTTGTACACATACTCAAAGTACATATGTAAGAagcttgtttataattatattctGGGAATGATTCTTGTTCttgtgtagctgcattgttttgtaCTTTCCAGATGCCCCATGATCAGATCTTAAAGTGGTTGTGTTTGATTATTTCTTGTCGGTAAAAAAATTGGTGCAGCACAAACCATTTTTTTATCCTGAAAGTGTGGGCGCAGAGGAAAGCTTGAGAACCACCGATATAGATGAAGAAGAACGAACCCACAGAAAATTGCACTGTTGTGCATTTAGAAGGCTAGCAGTCATTCCTGCACCcttagcaacacacacacacacacacacacacggagcaaCTTGGAAATTACAGCCTCACCTGGACAGCACCGCTGGCTGGCTTGGCCGGCTCAGAGCTGCTGCCTCCGCTGAAGGCCCCGGTGAGTGCGCCGCCAACCACATGACCCACCGCAGAGCCGACAGCCACACCTGCCGCAGTCGTAGCCATCTGGGCCATTAAGCCAGGCTGTTGGGGCTGAGCTGGAGCAGCCACTGCCGAATGAGGAGGGTgagctggggggtgggaatgagATGGCGCTGGGCTGCTGAGAGaaacagaggaggaaagaaaagaacCAATGGAAACTTGGTTCAGGGTTTGCAAACAGAGCGGTCTTCTCCAACCTGATGGACTACGACCCCCACGAACCCATGCAATGCATCATGTTATAAATTTCTATCAGGTCTATCAAGCGGGGCCATTACAGTAAACTTTCAGATGCATCACAGCCCGCTGGGGagtggcaagaagaagaagaagaagaggaggaggaggaggaggagtttggattttatatcctgctttatcactacccgaaggagtctcaaagcggctgacattctcctttcccttcctcccccacaacaaacactctgtgaggtgagtggggctgagagacttcagagaagtgtgactggcccaaggtcacccagcagctgcatgtggaggagcggggaagtgaacccggttccccagattacgaatctaccgctcttaaccactacaccacactggctctccaatggGTTACAACGCAATGGGAGGAATTAGATGTCACACTAAGGAGATCGCTCCACCAACGCAAACGTGACACAAccatctctccgccccccccaatGCCATTCTGTGGGTGTTCTCAACCAGGGTTCAAAatttgccaggcgcattttgcacccaTCTgccggccacttgcgaccaagtcaACATGCCCGGGCACCAGGGTGACTGACACTTggcgtctccaccatctggaggtgcatgcctggagatccttggatctggactgtgTTCACACACTAGTGACACATCTTGTGGAATTCGACCCATCACATTttacctgcacaatcagaatgaatttcaggaaccaaaaagtcgtattgaaaaatggcaactaggcattccgttttggcgactgtaaccctggtctAAGaggccatttggcacctagcttatatatctgagtttctaatactGTTCTCAAGGGCCCCCTGAGTCAATTTTGTGGGGCAgacaggaggaagggggaagccCCTGTGTGCTGGCAAAAGCCCTTGTGTTCAAATCCTCGTGGGTTCCTGCTGTCACAACTGGCTAGCTGAATTTGGCACAACTTTTGGTTTACTTCTGACCCACCAGGGAGCAGAGTTCACTTTCTTTCAAAACACGAGACTTAACGTTAACACAACCAGCAATTCCAAAAGGTCACCTTGGGGTGCTTGGCGATCTTTGCCATCAAGTGAAACAGCAGGTAAATACAACTCATATATTAGATTTGTATCCAGAACTTTCTAGTCCTCCCTCTTCCTCATCCCAAATCCTTGTATGGTGTTTATGTATTTACAGTATCTCTGGCCCGCTCTCTAGTGAATATTTTTAGTCTGCaaacttggagagctgctgccagccagtgtaggcaatactgagcaagatggaccaattgtctgactctgCATtagtcagcttcctgtgttccaataTCCTGACCTCAAGGAATCTTGACACTTCCACGAGGCAACAAGTTCAATGCTGGAAATTGATGGGGGAAATCTAAAACGGCGGGGGGGATGTTTCCCAGGAAACCATTGAACTGATTGCTGCTGCCTTTACCAGGGAAGAGAGAGGTTATAGAAACACAGCCTTAGAATGTTCCAGAAAAGAGCACCctgcaaaaacacacaccataaaaCCGAAACAGCCACATTTTTTTAGAAAGGAAGAAATACAGCACTCTCACTACCAATATGATTTTGCAGTTTAAGACTTCCATACAGCCTTTTCTCATTCTAAAAAGTGGAATCTCATTATTTTAACCAGGCCTGATCTCACTGATAGCCTTCAGATCTACGAGCAAACAAACAACCTTCAGCTACCCACACTCTAAATCAGTGACGCACGACAGAACCTTCTAGGTTTTTGTTCCTAatttgtggaataccctccctgtTGAGATGCATGTTACCATCCTTATTATCTCTctggaaaacattcctgttttcctaggcatttgatggctggaaGATACTGTTCCTAAGTGACCTtgaaattattactattttttaccaacccttcaccctaaggtcctggGACTGGTTACAACCCAGCTAAAAACTCAAATCGGtagcgcatgagactcttaatctcagggtcctgggttcgagACCCACATAGGAcaaaagagggttggactagatgaccctcatggtcccttccaactctacgattctatgaacttACAATCACGGGAATAAAGTGTGTCCTTTTATAAAGTGGGGGTCCTGCTCAGTGGTAAGTGTGACAGTTTTGTGTTTCTATTTTAGTTTTCACTGCTACCCTTTGGTGTCTGCTGCCTTGGGCATCTCTGGGAGGAAGGGCGGAAGAGACATTAAAATCAACAACCTTCTCCCCAAtgatattttttttgaaaatgtgaaTCGGGAGCCACCCCAAACTTCCCCACCTATTTCCAGTGTCAGAACTCGGTGTTTCTGACCAACAAAACAcagtctggtgtagtggttagagagtc
This genomic interval carries:
- the CHCHD10 gene encoding coiled-coil-helix-coiled-coil-helix domain-containing protein 10, mitochondrial isoform X1: MPRGSRSVGSRSTVASSPAPSHSHPPAHPPHSAVAAPAQPQQPGLMAQMATTAAGVAVGSAVGHVVGGALTGAFSGGSSSEPAKPASGAVQESRPQPAYQGSQFGPCHYEIKQFLDCATNQSDLTLCEGFNEALKQCKYNSGVTSLP
- the CHCHD10 gene encoding coiled-coil-helix-coiled-coil-helix domain-containing protein 10, mitochondrial isoform X2; translation: MPRGSRSVGSRSTVASPAPSHSHPPAHPPHSAVAAPAQPQQPGLMAQMATTAAGVAVGSAVGHVVGGALTGAFSGGSSSEPAKPASGAVQESRPQPAYQGSQFGPCHYEIKQFLDCATNQSDLTLCEGFNEALKQCKYNSGVTSLP